The DNA segment CGAACTCAAACACGGCCCGCTTGCGCTCGTCACGCCCGGAACGCCGGTGTTCGCGATGTTCGATGGCGTCCACGACGAGAAGACCCGTACCAACGCCACGGAGGCACGCGCTCGTGGCGCGGAGATCGTCGCGATCACGGCGAGCGAGCAGCGCGTCGAGGAGTGTGCCGACGAGGTGCTCGTGATCCCCGACACCCATCCCGACCTCAGCGGTCTGCTGTCGAACGCTCAGCTCCAGCTCGTCTCCTACTACACCGCCCGGCTCCTCGACCGTCCGATCGACAAGCCGCGCAACCTCGCGAAGAGCGTCACCGTCGAGTAGCGCCCCCTCTCCTGACGGACCCTCGGTGCGAACCGCGGGTCTCGATGTCCTCGGTGACTACGGATCCGGAGCCAGGAGGCCCGTCTGCCGGTAGATCGATTTCGATCGCCGAAACGACCGTCTCCGCCGAACCCGTCCTACGAGTCAACTGGTATCGGCGTGTCCTCGAGTGTGCAGCTACCCGAAGACGAGTCCGGTACGGGGCGTCCATCGATTTCGACCGGTCGTCGGTTCCCACTCTCCGTTCCCCATCCGTTCTTCCCGCCGATACCTGCGCTCACCGTGCGGTCGGCGAGTGCGATACGTGAGTGGTGCGGTTGCTCTTGAGAAACGCGAACGGAGTAGCTCCGATGCTTTCGTCCGCCTTTCGGCGTTGTCCGGCACATATCGTGCGAATCGTGACCTCGTCGATCGGCTCCTCGAGGAATGATGTCCGCGTTCGTGAGACATCCGGTATTCGTGTGCCGGCGTCGAGGACGCCCAGGCCCTCGTCCTCGAGACGACTCGATACGTTCGCGATCGGCGTCCGTACTCCGTCGTCGGGCGAGCGAACCCCGAGTCTCCTCCTCGTCGGCGTCTCGTTCGATCCGACACGAACCGGGTCACCGGCTCGATGGAGTCGACCCGTCCCTCGAACCCGACCCATTGCCCCGGTGCTCGCCTCCCGGTTCGCCACTGAACGAGGGACCCGAAGCGTGTTCGGTCGATTAGAACAGTCGTTCGGCCCGAGGAACTCGCTCGTGCGTTCCGTCCCGGTCCCCGCTATCCGAAGATCGGACCGTCGGTGCTTTCGGTCTCGTTATCGTTATCACCCTCTCCGTCGTCGTCCGTGTCGTCGCTCCCGTCGGTCCCGTCGTCCGTGTCGTCCCCACCGGTGCCGTCGGTCTCGCCATCGGTGTCGTCTTCGTCCTCGTCCGGGCCGAAGATCGGTGCATCATCCCCGCTGTCGTCACCGCCATCGTCGTCTCCGCCGTCGTCACTGCCGCCCCCGTCGGTGCCGTCACCGGTGTCGTCGGCTCCGTCGTCTCCGCCACCGTCGCTTCCGGCCGAGTCGTCCGACGCATCGTCGCTGCCCGACGCATCGTCCCCCTCCTCACCATCGTCGGCGGCCGGCTCCTCCGGTTCGGGCGCGTCCTCCTCGTCGTCCGGTGCCGTCGTGCCGAGATCGCCGCCGGGTAGCCCGGCAGTGATCGCCAGTCCGACGATGAACAGGCAGACGCCGAGGATCAGTAGCGCACGTTGGATGACGACCTGGTCGGGTCCGGTCGTCGACGGCCCCGATCGAAATCGTCCTCGAATCGGGGACGAGACCGACGATACGCGTGAAACGGCCCACATCGATACCGGCTACTACAGGCCCTCGCTTTATTATCGGTTCGATAAACCATGAGCGACGCGCTGGTACCCCACTCGCGTCACAATCCGTGTAACTAAATTCGATGCGCTGCAATCGATGACTGATCTTCGGTATGAACGCTACGAACGCCGATCGACTCCAGTTCTCCGAACGGTCGGTGGACGATACGTGGTCTCTGTACGTCGCCGGCGACTGCATCTACACCGGATCGGACGAAACCGATCCGATCGGCGATGGCGTCCGATCACGCATGGACGGAGCGGATCTCTCGATACTCAATCTCGAGGCGCCGATTCCGACGGACGACTCTATCCCCAAGTTCGGGCCACGAAAGGGATCCCACGAGGGGGTCCCAACGATGCTCGCGGACGCGGGTATCGACGCCGTCACGCTCGCGAACAACCACGCCATGGACTACGGGTCGACGGGACTGTTCGCGACGATCGATGCCTGCCACGAAGCCGGAGTCGATACCGTCGGCGCGGGAGCGGGAATTCGTGAGGCGCTCGTACCCCTTCGATACACCGTCGGTGATACCGCCGTCGCCGTCGTCAACGCCTGCGAACGCGAGTTCGGGATCGCCGACGACGACGCTACGACGGGTGCCGCCTGGATCGCCCATCCCGAGGCGTTACGGACCGTCGAACGCGCGACCGAGGACGCCGACGTGGTGGTCCTGTTCGCCCATGGCGGCATCGAGTACGTACCCCTGCCGCCCGTCCAGTGGCAGCGCCGCCTGCGGCGGTTCGCCGACGCCGGCGTCGACCTCGTCGTCGCCCATCATCCGCACGTCCCCCAGGGGTGGGAGCGATACGGCGGAACGCCGATCTTCTACAGCCTCGGAAACCTCCTGTTCGACCACATGACCCGGCCAAAAACGGGATGGGGACTCTCGGTCGAGATATCCTTCGACGGGACGACACCGGTCGCCGCCGATCTCGTCATCACCGAGGAGTCCGATGGGGGCGTCGACGTCATTGAGGAGGGGTCGCGTCGCAGCGACCGG comes from the Halalkalicoccus sp. CG83 genome and includes:
- a CDS encoding CapA family protein; translation: MNATNADRLQFSERSVDDTWSLYVAGDCIYTGSDETDPIGDGVRSRMDGADLSILNLEAPIPTDDSIPKFGPRKGSHEGVPTMLADAGIDAVTLANNHAMDYGSTGLFATIDACHEAGVDTVGAGAGIREALVPLRYTVGDTAVAVVNACEREFGIADDDATTGAAWIAHPEALRTVERATEDADVVVLFAHGGIEYVPLPPVQWQRRLRRFADAGVDLVVAHHPHVPQGWERYGGTPIFYSLGNLLFDHMTRPKTGWGLSVEISFDGTTPVAADLVITEESDGGVDVIEEGSRRSDRLEHLHRLAALTSDSDVLVPLWQELSVRLFRQRYAGWLRRSAGGNPYAFLKHPRRHLEQGALWDGETRQEELLILLNLVRNGSHRSVIETALEIEAGVVPDRRTPEIEREVRELLSWTEDRDVYDRPSAIRRKLTEIVEGLLPDRLVRSEDSSG